A section of the Chiloscyllium plagiosum isolate BGI_BamShark_2017 chromosome 4, ASM401019v2, whole genome shotgun sequence genome encodes:
- the mafaa gene encoding transcription factor MafAa, which yields MASDLGMSTDLPTSPLAIEYVNDFDLMKFEVKKEPPEAERYCNRLPGSLSSTPISTPCSSVPSSPSLCAPSPGSANKAHHLEDLYWISNYQHHLNPEALNLTPEDAVEALIGSSQAHHHHHFEGYRAQQYPGEEVPVSGHHPHPGPPHHHHHHHHHHHLRLEDRFSDDQLVSMSVRELNRQLRGFSKEEVIRLKQKRRTLKNRGYAQSCRYKRVQQRHMLESEKSLLQQQVDQLKQEVARLAKERDVYKEKYEKMASRSYREPTTVAPNPNKNTSSSNEFYM from the coding sequence ATGGCCTCCGACCTCGGCATGAGCACCGACCTGCCTACCAGCCCCTTGGCGATCGAGTACGTCAATGACTTCGACCTGATGAAGTTCGAGGTGAAGAAGGAGCCCCCCGAGGCGGAACGCTACTGCAACCGGCTGCCGGGCTCGCTGTCCTCCACCCCCATCAGCACGCCGTGCAGCTCGGTGCCTTCCTCGCCCAGCCTGTGCGCCCCGAGCCCGGGCAGCGCCAACAAGGCTCACCACCTGGAGGACCTGTACTGGATCAGCAACTACCAGCACCACCTCAACCCCGAGGCGCTGAACCTGACCCCCGAGGACGCGGTGGAGGCGCTGATCGGCAGCTCCCaggcccaccaccaccaccacttcgaGGGCTACCGGGCGCAGCAGTACCCCGGCGAGGAGGTGCCCGTCAGCGGGCACCACCCGCACCCTGGCccgccccaccaccaccaccatcaccaccaccaccaccacttgcgCCTGGAGGATCGTTTCTCGGACGACCAGCTGGTGAGCATGTCGGTGCGGGAGCTCAACAGGCAGCTGCGGGGCTTCAGCAAGGAGGAGGTTATCCGCCTGAAGCAGAAGAGGAGGACCCTGAAGAACCGGGGCTACGCTCAGTCCTGCCGCTACAAGAGGGTCCAGCAGCGGCACATGCTGGAGAGCGAGAAGTCCCTGCTCCAGCAGCAGGTGGACCAGCTCAAGCAAGAGGTGGCCAGGCTGGCCAAGGAGCGGGACGTCTACAAAGAGAAGTACGAGAAGATGGCAAGTAGGAGCTACAGGGAGCCAACTACAGTGGCCCCAAACCCAAACAAAAACACTTCCTCTTCCAACGAGTTCTACATGTAA